Proteins encoded by one window of Nitrincola iocasae:
- the fnr gene encoding fumarate/nitrate reduction transcriptional regulator Fnr — MENKKATGKLHSLNQVHCSTCSLSSLCLPVSLNMTEMERLDTIIDKSRPLKKGEHLFRQGDTFGSVYAIRAGSVKSYSITDDGEEQITGFFFPGELVGLSAYDTSTYPVSVKVLETTTVCEIPFERLDELSGHMPELRRQLLRTMSKEICNDQQMMMLLSKKNAEQRVASFLLKLSQRFHERGYSASFFRLSMSRNEIGNYLGLAVETISRIFTRFQTLGLIHVDGKEVEILDSEKLNEHSGEAQSTDNACKSGR; from the coding sequence ATGGAAAATAAAAAAGCAACGGGTAAGCTCCACAGCCTGAATCAGGTGCATTGCAGTACCTGCAGTTTGAGTTCTCTTTGCCTGCCGGTGTCACTCAACATGACAGAAATGGAACGGCTGGATACGATCATCGACAAAAGTCGACCCTTAAAAAAGGGTGAGCACCTATTTCGCCAAGGTGATACCTTTGGCAGCGTTTATGCCATTCGTGCTGGCTCGGTAAAAAGCTACAGTATTACCGATGACGGTGAAGAGCAGATCACTGGCTTCTTTTTCCCCGGTGAACTGGTCGGTTTAAGTGCTTACGATACATCGACCTACCCAGTATCAGTTAAAGTGCTGGAAACCACTACGGTGTGCGAAATTCCCTTTGAACGCCTGGATGAACTTTCCGGACACATGCCAGAACTCAGACGTCAGTTACTGCGTACCATGAGCAAGGAAATCTGTAACGACCAACAGATGATGATGCTGTTATCGAAGAAAAATGCCGAACAACGCGTAGCCAGCTTCCTGCTGAAGCTATCGCAGCGATTTCATGAACGCGGCTATTCAGCCAGCTTCTTCCGGTTATCCATGTCACGTAACGAGATAGGCAACTATCTGGGACTCGCCGTTGAAACCATCAGCCGTATATTTACCCGTTTTCAGACGCTGGGACTGATCCATGTAGATGGAAAAGAAGTTGAAATCCTGGACAGTGAAAAGCTCAACGAGCACTCAGGCGAAGCTCAATCTACTGATAATGCCTGCAAGAGCGGCCGCTAA
- a CDS encoding adenine phosphoribosyltransferase, with product MSYDELYIKSVIRSIPDWPEPGVIFRDVTPVFKDPKAMRMVCDAFIQRYMNTDITHIACIDARGFILGSVVAYQLNLPMVLIRKKGKLPGDTLSQEYNLEYGTAAIEMQTDALQPVAEANVLVFDDLIATGGTVMAALSLINKLGGKVHEVASLIDLPDLMGSQKIQDSNVAVFSLLAYEGL from the coding sequence ATGTCCTACGACGAACTCTATATCAAGTCGGTGATCCGCTCGATCCCTGACTGGCCGGAACCCGGTGTCATTTTTCGTGATGTGACTCCTGTTTTTAAAGATCCCAAGGCTATGCGCATGGTTTGTGATGCGTTTATCCAGCGCTACATGAACACGGATATAACCCACATAGCCTGCATTGATGCCCGGGGTTTTATTCTTGGATCAGTGGTTGCTTATCAGTTAAATCTGCCGATGGTACTGATTCGAAAAAAAGGTAAATTGCCCGGCGACACTCTGTCTCAGGAATACAATTTAGAATATGGTACCGCTGCCATCGAAATGCAGACAGATGCGCTACAGCCAGTAGCTGAAGCTAACGTGCTGGTATTTGACGATCTGATTGCTACCGGTGGCACGGTCATGGCCGCTTTATCCCTGATCAACAAGCTCGGTGGCAAGGTTCATGAAGTCGCCTCACTGATTGATTTGCCCGACCTGATGGGTTCTCAAAAAATCCAGGACAGTAATGTCGCCGTATTTAGCCTGCTGGCTTATGAGGGCCTGTAA
- a CDS encoding recombination-associated protein RdgC, which produces MNSFKNLLCYRFEPDSTLSPEILEKALSEHPFTPCGRHELQRSGWVAPCPFADSLVFTSSGFMLITLLREERILPASVIRDEVQERVSRIEAADARKVYKKEKDQLKDEVVLELLPRAFSKRQSCRALLMPEQGWLLIDSGSFNRGELLLNALREALGSLKVKPLNVNQAPASVMTQWLQDIHQVSSGFEVDDECELRDTSAEGGVIRIKGQPLFSDEIRAHLDTDMQVTRLAVTWEEQLSFVLHADLTLHRLKLTDQYNEQLEHDRPEDEVADFDAAVTRMGLEMTRLLPALANSFGGEPVSD; this is translated from the coding sequence ATGAACAGTTTTAAAAATTTGCTTTGCTACCGCTTTGAACCTGATTCAACCCTGTCACCGGAAATTCTTGAAAAAGCGCTGTCAGAACACCCTTTCACCCCCTGTGGACGCCATGAATTACAGCGCAGTGGCTGGGTAGCTCCCTGCCCTTTTGCTGATTCTTTAGTGTTCACCAGCAGCGGTTTTATGCTGATCACCCTGTTGCGGGAAGAGCGTATTCTGCCAGCCAGTGTCATTCGTGATGAGGTGCAGGAACGAGTCAGTCGTATAGAGGCCGCTGACGCACGCAAAGTCTACAAAAAAGAGAAAGACCAACTTAAAGATGAAGTCGTGCTGGAACTGTTACCACGCGCTTTCTCCAAGCGCCAGAGTTGCCGTGCCCTGCTAATGCCGGAGCAAGGCTGGTTGCTGATCGACTCTGGCAGTTTCAACCGGGGTGAGCTGTTACTGAATGCATTACGCGAGGCCCTTGGCTCACTCAAAGTAAAACCCCTGAATGTTAATCAGGCTCCAGCCAGTGTGATGACACAGTGGTTACAGGATATCCACCAGGTCAGCAGTGGCTTTGAAGTAGATGATGAATGTGAGCTACGCGACACCTCTGCCGAGGGGGGCGTCATTCGTATCAAGGGGCAACCATTATTCAGTGATGAAATACGTGCGCATCTGGATACTGACATGCAGGTCACTCGTCTTGCGGTTACCTGGGAAGAGCAACTTAGCTTTGTATTGCATGCCGATCTGACCCTTCACCGCCTCAAATTGACGGACCAGTATAATGAGCAACTGGAACACGACCGTCCGGAAGACGAAGTGGCAGACTTTGATGCCGCGGTTACCCGTATGGGACTGGAAATGACTCGCCTGCTACCGGCACTGGCAAACAGCTTCGGTGGCGAACCTGTCAGCGATTAA
- the queE gene encoding 7-carboxy-7-deazaguanine synthase codes for MYSVKESFYTLQGEGAHAGRPAIFCRFTGCNLWSGREQDRASAVCNFCDTDFVGTDGQNGGKFASAEALVAHLKCFWPLTTTQPPYLVCTGGEPALQLDQTLVDALHQEGFIIAVETNGTKPLPDGIDWICVSPKADTPLYLQGGNELKLVYPQTQALPERFEQLQFDHFYLQPMDGPAQAASLVACIDYCKAHPRWKLSLQTHKLIGID; via the coding sequence ATGTACAGCGTAAAAGAAAGCTTCTACACCCTGCAGGGAGAAGGTGCACATGCGGGTCGCCCGGCTATTTTCTGTCGCTTTACCGGCTGCAACCTCTGGTCTGGTCGTGAACAGGACCGTGCCTCAGCGGTATGTAATTTTTGTGATACAGACTTTGTCGGTACCGATGGACAGAACGGTGGCAAGTTTGCTTCTGCAGAGGCGCTGGTGGCTCACCTGAAGTGCTTTTGGCCACTCACCACTACACAGCCCCCATATCTGGTTTGCACCGGTGGTGAGCCTGCTCTGCAGCTGGATCAAACATTGGTGGACGCTTTGCACCAGGAAGGATTTATTATTGCCGTAGAAACCAATGGCACCAAACCGCTGCCTGACGGCATCGACTGGATCTGTGTCAGCCCCAAAGCAGATACGCCCTTATATCTGCAAGGAGGTAATGAGCTAAAACTGGTTTATCCCCAGACTCAGGCTTTACCTGAGCGCTTTGAGCAGTTGCAGTTCGACCACTTTTATCTGCAACCCATGGATGGCCCAGCTCAAGCAGCATCACTGGTTGCTTGCATTGACTATTGTAAAGCCCATCCACGCTGGAAACTCAGCCTGCAAACCCACAAACTGATTGGCATAGATTAA
- a CDS encoding bile acid:sodium symporter family protein, which yields MQATLVSQIFLPFALFIIMLSVGMSLKLSDFMRVARQPVPVFLGILTQLLMLPVLGWIVVQLFNLPPLLAAGLMILTFAPGGATSNAITLLARGDAALSVSLTAINSLIIPFTLPLLTALILSWLSLEATLIRFPVAQAIGQMILITLLPVILGMLFSQYCSELNRKLRALFRSLALILMLMTVILLVVSSWDRLTVLLPQLALPVLVLVLAAMSLGYVLARLVGLDEPQQITLLVEVGLQNAGTALLVTSTLLQSPEMSASALVYGVLMQLPALLLIAWRNRFWLFGILKQLSVGN from the coding sequence ATGCAAGCGACACTGGTTAGTCAGATCTTTCTGCCTTTTGCTTTGTTCATTATTATGCTCAGTGTCGGCATGTCACTTAAACTGTCGGATTTTATGCGTGTCGCCCGACAGCCTGTTCCGGTTTTTCTGGGTATCCTGACGCAGTTATTAATGCTACCTGTACTCGGTTGGATTGTAGTACAGCTGTTTAATCTGCCGCCATTGCTTGCTGCAGGACTGATGATATTAACGTTTGCTCCCGGTGGCGCCACGTCGAATGCGATTACCTTGCTGGCCAGGGGGGATGCAGCGCTGTCAGTGTCGTTGACCGCCATTAATAGCCTGATTATTCCGTTTACTCTGCCGCTACTGACAGCCTTGATTCTGAGCTGGCTATCATTGGAAGCCACGCTAATCCGTTTTCCGGTAGCTCAGGCAATCGGTCAGATGATATTGATTACTTTGTTACCGGTGATATTAGGCATGTTGTTTAGTCAGTATTGTTCGGAACTGAATCGTAAACTTCGCGCTCTGTTTCGTTCATTAGCGCTGATCCTGATGTTAATGACCGTTATTTTGCTGGTAGTCAGCAGTTGGGATCGTTTGACAGTATTACTGCCTCAGCTTGCGCTGCCAGTTTTGGTTTTGGTATTAGCCGCTATGAGCCTGGGTTATGTACTTGCCAGACTGGTGGGGCTGGATGAGCCGCAGCAGATTACATTGCTGGTGGAAGTGGGGCTGCAGAATGCCGGAACTGCGTTATTGGTGACCAGCACCCTGTTGCAGAGTCCGGAGATGTCGGCCAGTGCATTGGTTTATGGTGTGTTGATGCAATTGCCTGCGCTGCTGTTGATTGCCTGGCGTAACCGTTTTTGGTTGTTTGGCATCCTGAAGCAACTGTCGGTGGGTAATTAA
- a CDS encoding cation diffusion facilitator family transporter, with product MRDTSDQRQAAAQRISIIGAIVNALLSALKVIGGVLTGSTALIADGLHSLSDMATDMMVIFLLGISHKKPDKEHPWGHGRFETLGTVFLAVILLSVAGFMTWDSLKLLFAGEIPSPPSWPALIIAAISILANEVLFFYTLKVGKANHSNLIIANAWHHRTDSLSSIVVLIAIAGAILGVWWLDALAAVLVALLIAKIGIDLLLKSLAELVDTGLPQERVNQLRETALSVDGVIDVHNFRTRMMGGQGLLEMHLQIPAHMSASEGHFIGDIVCAKLKDRFDDIGYIIYHIDTYDDELIPDLTQPLMPSRNEVENHLNAAVSRLLGDCPAYELTIYYAPKFIELEIKFSHEIYALLENTGLAGQTLETNLQEELESLNWFRNIRIWLPVNDSQV from the coding sequence ATGCGCGACACATCCGATCAGCGACAGGCGGCAGCTCAACGAATCAGCATCATTGGCGCCATCGTCAATGCACTCTTAAGCGCGCTGAAGGTAATCGGTGGTGTTTTGACCGGCTCCACCGCACTAATTGCTGACGGGCTGCACTCGTTATCTGACATGGCCACCGACATGATGGTCATATTTCTGCTGGGCATTTCTCACAAAAAACCGGACAAAGAGCACCCTTGGGGGCATGGTCGATTTGAAACACTAGGCACCGTATTTCTGGCAGTCATTCTGCTTTCAGTTGCTGGTTTCATGACTTGGGACAGCCTCAAGTTACTCTTTGCGGGCGAAATCCCTTCACCACCATCCTGGCCAGCGCTGATCATCGCTGCCATTTCGATTCTGGCTAATGAAGTGCTGTTTTTCTATACCCTGAAAGTGGGTAAAGCAAACCATTCCAATCTGATCATTGCCAATGCATGGCATCATCGAACAGATTCTCTATCATCGATTGTTGTCCTGATAGCTATAGCCGGAGCTATTCTGGGTGTCTGGTGGCTGGATGCACTCGCGGCCGTGCTGGTTGCGCTGTTAATCGCCAAGATAGGTATCGACCTGCTACTTAAAAGTCTGGCTGAACTGGTTGATACCGGGCTGCCACAGGAACGGGTCAACCAGCTGCGTGAAACGGCGCTGTCAGTTGACGGTGTGATCGATGTACACAACTTCAGAACCCGTATGATGGGAGGGCAGGGTCTGCTGGAGATGCATCTGCAGATACCTGCTCACATGAGCGCGTCTGAAGGACACTTTATTGGTGATATCGTTTGCGCCAAACTTAAAGACCGTTTTGATGACATAGGTTACATCATCTACCACATCGACACTTATGACGATGAGTTAATACCCGATCTCACGCAACCACTGATGCCTTCACGCAATGAGGTGGAAAACCACCTGAACGCCGCTGTCAGTCGACTATTAGGTGATTGTCCAGCCTATGAACTGACCATCTACTATGCACCCAAGTTCATCGAACTCGAAATCAAGTTTAGCCACGAGATCTATGCATTGCTGGAAAATACCGGACTGGCTGGACAAACACTGGAAACCAATCTGCAAGAAGAGCTGGAAAGCCTAAACTGGTTCCGTAATATTCGTATCTGGCTGCCGGTTAACGACAGCCAAGTCTAA
- the gorA gene encoding glutathione-disulfide reductase: MSQFDFDLFVIGAGSGGVRAARMAASMGVRVAIAEERYLGGTCVNVGCVPKKLYVYASHYAEGFHEAAGFGLQTESLSFDWPTLRDNKIREISRLNGIYEKMLLNAGCTLIQERATVVGPHEVKVGDKTYSAERILVAVGGWPFVPDIPGAEHIISSNEVFDLDRFPDKVIVVGGGYIAVEFAGIFAGLGAETHLVHRGELFLKGFDQEVREFTAREVAKKGVQLHFNTNLTGIEKTPEGKLIAQFDDGHQEIADQIMYATGRVPKTQGLGLEQVGVKLSGKGAVVVNDQFQTVVPSIYAVGDVIDRVQLTPVALAEGMALVRSLYAQGNPAVDYELIPTAVFCQPNIGTVGLTEEQACERYSKVDVYRSEFRAMKHTLSGSDERTLMKLLVDRETDKVLGVHMVGAEAGEIIQGIAVALKAGATKAVFDATIGIHPTAAEEFVTMREPSSPFTG, translated from the coding sequence GTGAGTCAGTTTGATTTTGATCTGTTTGTTATCGGTGCAGGGTCGGGTGGTGTGAGAGCAGCACGTATGGCCGCATCCATGGGTGTGCGGGTGGCGATCGCCGAAGAGCGTTATCTGGGTGGTACCTGTGTCAACGTTGGCTGTGTGCCGAAAAAGCTCTATGTCTATGCTTCACACTATGCTGAAGGTTTTCATGAAGCGGCTGGCTTTGGTCTTCAGACCGAGTCACTAAGCTTTGACTGGCCGACACTCAGAGACAATAAAATCCGGGAAATCAGTCGATTGAATGGTATCTATGAAAAGATGCTGTTGAACGCTGGCTGTACACTGATTCAGGAGCGCGCCACAGTAGTCGGCCCCCACGAGGTTAAAGTGGGAGATAAAACCTACAGCGCTGAACGTATTCTGGTTGCTGTAGGTGGCTGGCCGTTTGTGCCAGATATTCCTGGAGCTGAACACATTATTAGCTCCAATGAAGTGTTTGATCTGGATCGTTTTCCTGACAAAGTCATCGTTGTTGGCGGCGGCTATATCGCTGTCGAGTTCGCCGGTATTTTTGCCGGGTTGGGAGCAGAAACGCATCTGGTACATCGCGGTGAGCTGTTTCTGAAAGGCTTTGATCAGGAGGTGCGTGAGTTTACTGCCCGTGAAGTCGCTAAAAAAGGGGTGCAGTTGCACTTCAATACAAACCTGACAGGGATAGAAAAAACGCCTGAGGGTAAACTGATTGCACAGTTCGATGATGGCCACCAGGAAATAGCTGATCAGATCATGTATGCAACCGGTCGTGTACCCAAGACTCAGGGGTTGGGGCTGGAGCAGGTTGGCGTTAAGCTCAGTGGTAAGGGTGCTGTAGTGGTGAACGATCAGTTCCAGACGGTTGTGCCTTCGATTTATGCCGTTGGGGATGTGATTGACCGGGTACAATTGACACCCGTGGCTTTAGCGGAAGGGATGGCGTTGGTTCGCTCGCTTTATGCGCAGGGAAATCCGGCGGTGGACTATGAATTGATTCCAACGGCGGTGTTCTGCCAACCCAACATCGGTACCGTGGGATTGACTGAAGAGCAAGCGTGTGAACGCTATTCGAAGGTGGATGTGTATCGTTCAGAGTTCCGGGCGATGAAGCATACACTGAGTGGCAGTGATGAGCGTACCTTGATGAAGCTGCTGGTCGACCGTGAAACAGATAAAGTGCTGGGTGTGCATATGGTCGGTGCCGAAGCAGGGGAGATCATTCAGGGGATTGCTGTAGCGCTGAAGGCAGGCGCAACCAAAGCGGTATTCGATGCCACCATTGGCATACATCCTACCGCGGCTGAGGAGTTTGTTACGATGCGTGAACCTTCAAGCCCTTTTACCGGTTGA
- the xthA gene encoding exodeoxyribonuclease III yields MKLVSFNTNSIRMRIHQLEALIEAHQPDVIGIQETKVTDEAFPLAEIEALGYHAYFHGQKTHYGVCLLSRQPALRIEKGFPSDDDTAQKRLITGDFISASGKTYTVINGYFPQGENIAHAIKFPAKRKFYADLLSLLQTQYSTDQALVVMGDLNISAEDIDIGIGEPNRLRWLKTGKTSFQPEEREWLSKLHQWGLQDSYRKVHPHKDDKFSWFDYRSKGFEDDPKRGLRIDAILTTPVLTQTCIASDIDYDVRGMIKPSDHAPVWSEFDY; encoded by the coding sequence ATGAAACTGGTTTCGTTCAATACCAATAGTATCCGTATGCGCATACATCAACTGGAAGCACTAATTGAGGCCCATCAGCCAGATGTTATCGGCATACAGGAAACTAAAGTCACCGACGAAGCCTTCCCACTGGCTGAAATTGAAGCGCTGGGTTACCACGCCTATTTCCATGGTCAAAAAACCCATTACGGTGTGTGCCTGCTATCGCGGCAACCAGCTTTGCGGATAGAGAAAGGCTTCCCAAGTGACGATGACACAGCTCAAAAACGCTTGATAACCGGTGATTTTATCAGTGCTTCCGGAAAAACCTACACGGTCATTAACGGCTATTTCCCACAGGGAGAAAACATTGCCCACGCAATTAAGTTTCCCGCTAAGCGTAAGTTTTATGCTGATCTGCTCAGCCTGCTACAGACTCAATACTCGACTGATCAAGCGCTGGTGGTGATGGGAGATCTGAATATTTCGGCTGAAGATATCGACATCGGCATAGGTGAACCTAACCGCCTACGCTGGCTCAAGACCGGCAAGACCAGCTTTCAGCCGGAAGAGCGTGAATGGTTATCTAAACTGCATCAGTGGGGTCTTCAGGACAGCTACCGTAAGGTCCATCCACACAAAGACGACAAATTCAGCTGGTTTGATTACCGTAGTAAAGGCTTTGAAGATGATCCCAAACGTGGTCTGCGCATTGATGCTATCCTCACCACACCAGTTTTAACTCAAACGTGTATCGCAAGCGATATAGATTATGACGTGCGTGGCATGATCAAACCCTCTGATCATGCCCCTGTCTGGTCGGAGTTTGATTACTAA